The segment TGGGGGTTCACGGGGACCCCCAGAGCCTGTCCTGCGGAGCCCACATCACCACCGAGACACCCGTTTGTGGTGACAGCGCTGCCCGAGCGTGGGGTGGGAACGCTCCGTGTCACCGTCGCGCCGGCTGCACGCACACCCTCgtttcccagccctgggctggctgcACAGCATGCTGCGCTTGCACTTAAAAGCCTAACTCTTAATTAAAAccgcaacaacaacaaaaaaagaaaaatcctctgcCTTGAGGCACCGACATTCCCAAACCCTGACGGGGGCGCTGACATCTCTCAGATCTCGCCAGGGACCACGGATCAGCGATAACCCCCCAACCCGGCTCTCCAGCCTCCGAGGGGGAACAAAGGGTGACATCTAGGAAATTCTACAAACAAGCCAAACCGCGGCCACCCAAACCCAGCCAGAGGCAAGCAGAGTGTCCCGCTGCACCCAGTTGATCTGGAGGTGCTCCCCAGCACTGACAAGCCTGTGGCAGTACAGCCCATCTCACCCCTCAGCACCCAGACACAGGGGTTTTGAGGGGGCATTAGGGACACCACGATGGCTGCCACCCGCATCCCGGCACCGTACCTGAGTTAGAAGCGGCCCCCGGATGCGCCGCAGGACAGCCGAGCTGTCCCAGATGCTGGAATTCAGCCCTCCAGGCTGCTGAAACAGAGACAGGGAGTCAGCACGGCGCTGCCAGGTTCGCTCCAGGCCAGAAcccaccctgacccccctccCACCTGAGCGGGGACCCTGGTTTGCACAGCCTGCATGATGGCGGGGTCCTCCAGCTCGCTCTCGATGACCAGCCTGGTCAGCCGCTCTGCCAACGTATCCTCGGGTTCGCCCAGCAGATCCGCCTCCTCGCTACCGGGCCCATCCTGCTCCCTGCTTGCCACCGGCTTGTCCTCCAGCTCCGCCAGCCGCTCGTGTGCTTCCTGCCAGTCGTCGTCTGCGAGGGACACGCCGTCAGGGATGACACGCTCGCAGGGGTAAGGAGGGCATCGGTGGGATGGGGAGCTagggggagagatgggggagagatgggagggagggggggtgggggggtggtctCTCAGCTCACCGACAGCCCCGGCTCCAAACGTGTCATCGTTAAACTGGTCGATATCTTCATCTTCCTCCCCCAGGGCCTGGAAAGCGTCCTCATCCTCATCCAGCGGGCAGTCCTCCAGGGACTAGGGAGAGAGAttaggggaagggaagggaagggaagggaagggaagggaagggaagggaagggaagggaaggggaaaagggaaggggggggtcagCACCAGCCTCCAcgctcctccccacccctccagTGAGCCACAccggcctttccccccccccccgccacagcccccttctcccaCAGGCCTAGGCCTCCCCAAGCACTCCAGGGGGGGAAGGCCGCGggacggggtggggagggggggtgcgcCGGGACGGTTCCCGTCCCGgcgcaccccccctccccaccccgtccCGCGGCCTTCCCCCTCACACCCCGTAGCCCCTAGAACCCCCCTCCCCGTTCACCTGGTACCGgaacatggcggcggcggcggcgcccacCGCCCGCAGGCTCCGCGCGCGGCCCGCTccggccccgggccccgccgcgcatgcgccggCGCAGGCGCATGACGTcaccccccgcgccccgcccctcttcccccccttccctccgcccCCAATCCTCGCCAGCCCGGGGCGTGGGAGGCGCATGCGCGGCGAGAGGGCGCGATTCGATGGGGAGGCGTGGCTAAATCAAGCCACGCCTCCTCTTAGGCCTTAACGGCaccgccccccccacctccccgggcTGCTCTTAAAGGGGCAGCGGCACCTTTTATTCCCCGCCTGCGCAACGTCCCCCACAGCCGTGCCCCCAGCGTTGCGGCCCCCCCACAGCACGTCCCCCGCctgcagccgccccccccccagctctgtgtccccccagctCTGACCCCATCCATAGCCATGTCCCCCCCAGATACGTCCCcacccatgtcccctcctcacACAGCAGTGTCCCCCCACCTGtgacccctgtccccccacagcTGTGACCCATAGCCATGTCCCCACCCGTGTCCCCTGTCCGCAGCCATGTCACCCCAGCTGTGACCCCTACCTCCCCCAAGCTGTGACCCAGAGCCGTGTCCCCCCAGTTATGtcccccagccatgtcccccatccccaacCGTGTCCCCTATCCATAGCCATGTCCCCCCAGATGTGTCCCCCTACCCCCAGCTGTGTCACTCCAGCTGCGTCCCCCAGTCATGCCCCCCCGTTGTGTCCCCTGTCTGTAACCGCGTCCCCCAGCTGTCCCCtatccccagctgtgtcccccaaccatgtccccccAGCTGTGACCCCTATCCATAGCCATGTCCCCCAGACGTGTCCCCTATCCCCCAGCTGTGACCCCTATCCATAGCCATGTCCCCCAGACGTGTCCCCGTacccccagctgtgtcccctgtccccagtcaTGCCCCCAGTTGTGTCCCCTGTCCAcaaccatgtccctcagctgTCCCCTATCCCCAGATGTGTCCCCCCTGTTGTGACCACTATCTCTAGTtgtccccagctctgtcccctagccccagccatgtcccccagccatgtcccccagccatgtcccctaCCCTCAGCCATGTCCCCCGGCCACGTCCTCTatccccagccatgtcccccagccatgtcccccagccatgtcccctaTCCCCAGTATGTCCCCCAGACACGTCCCCTatccccagccatgtcccctatccccagccatgtcccctaCCCCCAGCTATGTCCCCCAAACATGTCCCCTatccccagccatgtcccctaCCCCCAGCCGTGTCCCCCAAACATGTCCCCTATCTCCAGTATGTCCCCTACCCCCAGACATGTCCCCCAACCATGTCCCCtatccccagctgtgtcccccagACATGTCCCCTATCTCCAGTATGtcccccagctgtgtcccctgtccccagctgtgtcccctccagctGTGACCCCTACCCATAGCCACGTCCCACAGCCGTGTCCCTtatccccagctgagccccccatCCCCGCTTGTGTCCCCCAGCCGCgtcccctctccccctgcagccagccgtgGCAGGGGAGGACACGTCGTTGGCGCGTGATCCCCGTGGGGACCAGCTTCCTCATCGCCTCCCAACACGGGGCCACCCCACATCCGCCCCCGCCTGGATGCCACCTCCCGGGGTGGCCGGTGGCAACCCCAATCGTTGCCCTTAACGGTGCCCGGTGTCCCCGGGTTGTCCCAGGTGAAGGGTGGCTCCACCTCGTCCCTCCCCTCGGCgccttcctgccttccttgtGCCTGTCACTGGGGATTAGCGAAGGGACAGCCCCgggcttggggacagggagggtgaCGGCCACCCGCCACCTCGTCTGGATGTAGGAGGCCCAGCCGGCGTCCCCCATCCCTGTGGTGGGCGAGGACGGGGACCTCCCCCGTGCCCCGCCAGCCCTCGGGGCCACCATGAAGGACCGGCTGGAGCAGCTCAAGGCGGTGAGACacccctggggaggggacaggggacacctcgtggggtgggggtccccggggctTACTGGGACCCTGATCCCCCGGCAGCTGGGTGACACAGGGATGGGGGTCCCTGAGACCCCACCTCGTGGTGCACGGGGGTGACATGGGGATGGGGCGGGGGTGTCCTGAGACCCAGGTCCGTGGTGGATGGGGACATCGCAGGGATGGATGTCACCGAGATCCCACCCCACGGTGCCTGGGGGGTTGTCATGAGGATGAGGGTCCCCGAGATGGGGACATCGCGGGGATGGATGTCaccgagaccccagcccacggtGCACGGgggtgctgtggggatgggggtccctgagatggggacatggtggggacaggggcaccatggggatgggggggcccGAGAGCCAGCCCCACAacaactttgggggggggggaggggagtcaGACGGAAGGGACTGGAGGGGGGTGTCACCCCCTTGTGccatttgggggtggggagggcattTTGGGGGGACATCAACCCCCTAGACGAGGGCCGTTCCCCCCATGCTGGGGGGTGCAATGGGGAGATGCCAGCCCCCCCTCAaggctgtgtggggcagaggggggggtccATCCCTCGGGGGGGCCAGGAGCGGATGTGGGGTGCTCgtaaggagggggggggggggagggcagcacCCCAtcccgcgctccccgccgccgtcACCGCTTCCTCCTCCCTTCGCCCGCCCGGCCGTGGggccccactgccccccacccGGGGACCTCCCTGCCCCAGTGttggcgctggggggggggggggggagggggaatgtCCAAGGAGCCCCCCACACACGGACCCCGCCGTGGGGCAGGCAGCCGCGTCCGGGAGGCTTGGCAGGGATTTAGCGGGGATTACGGAGCCATCAGATAAAACCcttgggagggagagaagggattaattttatttttaccccGCCGCgatgagccgggggggggggggggggggaacggggacgtggggggacactggggggtccCCAGCAGGGGTTTGTCCCCCTCTTCAGGGTGACACAACCCAGCACCGGGTACCCCCCGGGGtgaggggaggcggaggggacGGGGATGGCACCCCGGGAAGGGACAAAGGTGGGATTGtgtgggtgggggggtcaggcGTGACGCCAGGGTGATGggcgatgcccccccccccccccccccccgccgagccGAGTCCCTGGCGCTGCTCAGACCTGCCACGGGACGAAGGTCGGGGCCATAAAACCCTGTCCcttccccgtccctgtcccctccctccagccaagCCCAACAATCCCTTAATTCCCACGGCCAGATGTGAAAGGAGCTCcgtgtgtgtgtcgtcccccccgcccagcctccctgctgcagaTGCCACCCCTGGGCCACCACGTCCCCAAAGCCACCCTCGCCTCATCCCCCCCCTGCTGACCCCGCAAAGAGCTGGGCTGGCTGATGGTCccggggtgggtggtggtggtggtggggtggctgTCacccagggtgtgtgtgtgtgtgttgggggggggggtgtgtgtcccctcTGGGTGCCACCCCTGAGCGCTGCCCACCCCGCCGTACCCCGCAGAAGCAGGACGTGGACGATGACACCGAGGAGCTGGAGATCGCCGTCGACAACACGGCGTTCATGGATGAGTTCTTCgcggaggtgagggggggggaggcagacgcggggctggggggtgcgAAGTGGCCTCttgtcgtgtgtgtgtcccccccctgcccccctcccgcCATCGTCCCCACTTTGTCTAGATCGAGGAGACCCGGCAAAACATCGACAAGATCTCGGAGAACGTGGAGGAGGCCAAGAAGCTCTACAGCATCATCCTCTCGGCCCCCATCCCCGAGCAGAGTGAGCGCggtggctgtgtcccccccgcccccacccctttctccttccccaggtcCCCTTCTCGGGGACATTCCCGCGGTGGCTTCCCCATCTCATATGCTGTGACCCCACAGAGACCAAAGACGACCTGGAGCAGCTGACGGCGGAGATCAAGAAAATGGCCAACAGCGTCCGCAACAAGCTGAAAAGTGAGTGGTCGCGTCCCCACTGGGCCGTGTCACCCAGCCCCGtgggtccccctgtccccatggggaCACCGGGACTGTGGGGTCTGGAAGGTGGGGAAAGTCCCTGATGGGCTGGGGTCTGGTTCTCGCCAGGCATGGAGAGGAACATCGAGCAGGATGAGGCACGGTCCTCTGCTGACCTCCGGATACGCAAGTCCCAGGTGAGCTCCGGTCCTTGAGACCCTCCGCTGGGACtgtccccaccacgtccccctGTCCTTAGCACCCTGTCCCACCCTGTCCCCCAGGGGCTGGAGATGTGACATGTCCTGGGTGTCCCCAGTTCTCCCATCTCCGTCCTCTGTCTCCACCAGCACGCCCAAGTCCTGAGCACTCTGTCCCCCAGGGGCTGGAGATGTGACATGTCCTTGGTGTCCCCAGTTgtcccatctccctcccctgtccccagcagcaccccaTCCCACAGCACAATGTCTGGGTGCTCCCAGGCTTTATGTCCCTCTGCCCCGTCCCCAACACACTGTCCGGTCCCCAACACTGGGAcctgtccccaggggctggggaggtgccATGCCCGGGGTGTCCCCAATcccatgtccttgtccccatgCCCAGCGCTGGGTCCTGCCCCCTGGGGACCAGGGAGGTGCCATGTTCGGGATGTCCCCGACACTGTGTCCTGTCCCCTGGGGGCCAGGGAGGTCCCAtgcccagggtgtccccaaccccatgtccttgtccctgtccccagcactggGTCCTGTGCCCTGGGGGTTGGGGAGATGCCattcccagggtgtccccaaccctATATctttgtccccatccccagcgctGAGTCCtgtcccccaggagctggggaggtgCCATGCCTGGGTTGTCCCCAACcccatgtccttgtccccatccccagcactgtGTCCTGTCCCCTGGGGGCTGGGACTGTGCCATGCCCGGTGTGTCCTCAACCCCATGtccttgtccccgtccccagcacTGAGTCCTTTCCCGCAGGGGTTGGGGAGATGCCATTCCCagtgtgtccccaaccccatgtccttgtccccgtccccagcacTGAGTCCTGTCCCCCAGGGGTTGGGGAGATGCCATTCCCagtgtgtccccaaccccatgtccctgtccccgtccccagcacTCGGTCCTGTCCCGCAAGTTCGTTGACGTCATGACCAAGTACAACGAGGCGCAGGTCGACTTCCGGGAGCGCAGCAAGGGCCGGATCCAGCGCCAGCTGGAGATCAGTGAGTGCCGCCCCCCCCACCCATTTAGGCCACGCCCCTATCGGGGAAAACGGGCGGGGCTTCCTCCTGACCCCACCCCATTGATGAAATGGGTGGAGCCAGGCCCCAAAGACCCCCCCACCCTATATGGCAAAGTGGGCGGAGCCAGCCCTTACAGACCCCCCCATTCATCGTTGCCAAGTGGGTGGAGCCAGAGCGTGCAGACCCCTCCCCCTTCTTGCAAAGTGGGCGGGGTCGAGCACAGCAggccccccccatttttttttaattttgctggagTGGGCGGGGCCTGTCCCCACCCTTGTCCCCACCCTTGTCCCCACCCTTGtccccacgtgcccgcagccggCAAGAACACGACGgatgaggagctggaggagatgctggagagCGGGAACCCCTCCATCTTCACCTCGGGGGTGAGTGACGccacgccggggggggggggggacggacacagcaagtgtgtccccaaccccatgtccttgtccccatccccagcactcaGTCCTGTCCCCCTGGGAGTCGGACAGGTGCCACACCCAGGGTGTCTCCAACCctatgtccttgtccccatccccagcactcaGTCCTTCAGTCCtttccccaggggctggggagctgccatgcctggggtgtccccaaccccatgtcattgtccccgtccccagcgcTGGGTCCTGtccccctgggctggggaggtgcCATGCCTGCGTGTCCCCAACCCTatatccttgtccccatccccagcgctGGGTCCTGTCCCCTGGGGGTCGGAGAGGTGCCACACCCAGGGTGTCCCCAATCCCATGTCATTGTCCCCAATCCCATGTcattgtccccatccccagcgctGGGTCCTGtcctcctgggctggggaggtgcCATGCCTGCATGTCCCCAACCCTATATCCTTGTCCCCGGTGCTGGGTCCT is part of the Numenius arquata unplaced genomic scaffold, bNumArq3.hap1.1 HAP1_SCAFFOLD_1478, whole genome shotgun sequence genome and harbors:
- the STX3 gene encoding syntaxin-3, whose translation is MKDRLEQLKAKQDVDDDTEELEIAVDNTAFMDEFFAEIEETRQNIDKISENVEEAKKLYSIILSAPIPEQKTKDDLEQLTAEIKKMANSVRNKLKSMERNIEQDEARSSADLRIRKSQHSVLSRKFVDVMTKYNEAQVDFRERSKGRIQRQLEITGKNTTDEELEEMLESGNPSIFTSGIMDSQISKQALSEIEGRHKDIVRLESSIKELHDMFVDIAMLVENQVR